One Calliopsis andreniformis isolate RMS-2024a chromosome 9, iyCalAndr_principal, whole genome shotgun sequence genomic window carries:
- the Ets96b gene encoding ets96B, protein MNQDQEVPATATDLARLPSEEFSRLDEPLQTVATSYCATNYSVTQTSNEEKLHPENEVYSTQEYRQESWLQDGSSCETEDGEQYVPQFHRLSNASVKQESANCRKISDVNYAQYQASVNPHGQNNTFLDLEPDNRANCFGNKKLSSRASEATKNIAVKEEPADRGYGEPIPVTTVPTSTAQDTQNSNNLVYQQQQQQQYRNETRTSRCGSPLPSRPASTSSAASQWQSTVASADAFFPRQENWSSEAYGKRSATPTWTELGVQLDARNSSWERQGSCYQKKGSPTSWNADYGGKRPSSATGMSPWSEMTVGYQQQRRGSLQLWQFLVTLLDDPANAPCIAWTGRGMEFKLIEPEEVARRWGVQKNRPAMNYDKLSRSLRYYYEKGIMQKVAGERYVYKFVCDPEALFNMAYGSGGSSSLSGEAQNGVRSQSMPGKITSNEVHDLGKHTTSTGYGDAVLAMYSNTAAVYGSSSLHHLHQYLGGNDGFKTPPNRYHPHYSHEYNGTHHHPPSSYAETFLNYGRLSSHDAPAESRSQELPRIAYNQEADGINRERETSSILYDSVQRTQLPAAPALSQPTLLDVTTTSSKIEQASYACLGVRSCVC, encoded by the exons CCCAGTGAAGAATTCAGCAGGCTGGACGAACCTCTTCAAACAGTTGCAACAAGTTACTGTGCTACTAATTATTCGGTGACACAAACTAGTAACGAGGAAAAATTACATCCTG aGAACGAAGTGTACTCTACGCAGGAATACAGACAAGAATCTTGGTTGCAAGATG GTAGCAGCTGCGAGACAGAGGATGGCGAGCAGTACGTGCCACAGTTTCATCGGCTGTCAA ACGCCAGTGTAAAGCAAGAATCTGCGAACTGTAGGAAAATTAGCGACGTCAATTATGCACAGTATCAAGCATCAGTTAATCCACATGGTCAGAACAATACCTTCCTCGACCTGGAGCCAGACAATCGTGCAAACTGTTTCGG TAATAA GAAACTCAGTTCGCGAGCCAGCGAAGCCACAAAGAACATCGCTGTGAAAGAGGAACCAGCAGACAGAGGGTACGGTGAACCAATTCCAGTGACAACCGTTCCCACCTCGACAGCCCAGGACACCCAGAACA GCAACAATCTGGTGtaccagcaacagcaacagcagcagtatAGAAACGAGACAAGAACCAGTAGATGTGGTTCGCCATTACCTAGCCGTCCAGCCAGCACGTCTTCCGCAGCGTCGCAATGGCAATCGACAGTAGCTTCGGCCGATGCTTTCTTTCCGCGACAGGAGAACTGGAGCTCCGAGGCGTACGGAAAAAGAAGCGCGACTCCCACGTGGACCGAGCTAGGAGTTCAATTAGACGCGAGGAACTCGTCGTGGGAGAGACAGGGCAGTTGTTACCAGAAGAAAGGGTCTCCGACCTCTTGGAACGCGGACTATGGCGGTAAGAGGCCATCCTCGGCGACGGGAATGTCGCCTTGGAGCGAAATGACTGTCGGCTATCAACAGCAACGTCGGGGCTCTCTTCAACTTTGGCAATTTTTGGTTACTCTCTTGGACGATCCTGCGAACGCTCCTTGCATCGCTTGGACTGGTCGTGGAATGGAGTTCAAGCTTATCGAACCGGAAGAG GTGGCTCGCAGGTGGGGTGTTCAAAAAAATCGGCCAGCGATGAACTACGACAAATTGAGCAGGTCGTTGAGGTACTACTATGAAAAAGGAATAATGCAGAAAGTGGCGGGTGAAAGATATGTCTACAAGTTCGTCTGTGATCCGGAAGCATTGTTTAATATGGCGTATGGTTCCGGTGGGTCATCGAGTCTTTCTGGCGAAGCTCAAAACGGCGTTCGAAGTCAGTCTATGCCAGGAAAAATAACCAGCAATGAAGTTCATGACTTGGGGAAACACACTACCTCGACTGGATATGGCGATGCGGTTCTTGCTATGTATTCGAACACTGCTGCAG TATACGGATCATCCAGCCTGCACCATCTGCACCAGTACCTCGGTGGCAACGACGGTTTCAAGACCCCGCCGAACAGGTACCACCCCCATTACTCGCACGAGTACAACGGCACCCACCATCATCCACCATCGAGCTATGCAGAGACCTTTCTGAACTACGGCCGCCTGTCGTCCCACGATGCTCCAGCCGAATCCAGAAGTCAAGAATTACCGAGGATCGCGTATAACCAGGAGGCAGACGGTATCAACAGGGAACGAGAGACATCATCGATTTTATACGACAGCGTGCAGAGAACACAATTACCGGCAGCTCCAGCGCTCTCACAGCCAACTCTGTTGGATGTTACCACCACCAGCTCGAAGATCGAGCAGGCATCGTACGCCTGCCTCGGCGTGAGAAGCTGCGTCTGTTAA
- the Ude gene encoding uracil-DNA degrading factor, with protein MAKSKSSESEESTMGFKDKQKALDTLKALDGRDISYQYHVITSFVSRTKRTLQITRDEEKRTNLQEALKVFEDWLTDYKENSRGKENLAYLPLETVRGFRTLARKYDVLDDEFFRVYKKEKGDYKSLRTVKVSDNKTTWDIERNRRLKQIIDKVKHEHIQWYETDVGDFRGFPTKEHTQCIMLAYSPDPTKVKKLISEVEEKFGPESTEDMDVDEESQKDKGVKRNHQSSTSSDSEDDEPQKKMAKRTSEAKKPEKEESGLSFKDKEKALQSIKSLDGRDVTYQYHAIAGLVKRAERVISCTKDEQKIKNMKEAIEVFENWITDYNVNGRAKENFNYLPLDLVQAFKPLADRYKIENNGFLKAYREVDGDYKKLRAVEIPDSTITWDIERNKCLKSLVESIKEKETQWFETDGELEGLPSEEHTKCIMWAFSHDSSKLKKLVPTLTEKLKS; from the exons ATGGCGAAAAGCAAATCCTCGGAATCGGAAGAATCCACGATGGGCTTCAAGGACAAACAGAAGGCCTTGGACACCTTGAAAGCTTTAGATGGCCGTGACATCAGTTACCAGTATCATGTGATCACGAGTTTTGTCAGCAGAACTAAACGGACGCTACAAATCACTAGGGACGAGGAAAAACGTACTAATTTGCAGGAGGCTTTGAAAGTCTTCGAGGATTGGCTGACCGATTATAAGGAAAACAGTCGCGGTAAGGAGAACCTTGCCTACTTGCCGCTTGAAACTGtgagaggattcaggactcttgCCAGAAAATATGACGTTTTGGATGATGAGTTCTTTCG GGTGTATAAAAAGGAAAAGGGAGACTACAAATCTCTAAGGACAGTCAAGGTATCGGATAATAAAACCACTTGGGATATAGAAAGAAACCGAAGGTTAAAGCAGATAATCGACAAGGTCAAACATGAGCATATACAGTGGTACGAGACGGATGTGGGTGATTTCCGAGGTTTTCCGACCAAGGAGCACACTCAATGTATCATGTTGGCGTACAGTCCAGATCCGACGAAGGTGAAGAAACTTATAAGTGAAGTGGAAGAAAAGTTCGGACCTGAGAGCACTGAGGACATGGACGTCGACGAGGAGAGTCAGAAGGACAAGGGTGTGAAgaggaaccatcagagttcaactAGCAGTGATAGTGAGGACGATGAACCACAGAAAAAAATGGCGAAGCGGACGAGCGAAGCAAAAAAGCCTGAGAAAGAGGAGAGTGGCCTCAGCTTCAAAGACAAAGAGAAAGCTTTGCAGAGCATTAAGTCGCTGGACGGCAGGGATGTAACGTATCAGTACCATGCTATCGCTGGCCTGGTGAAAAGGGCCGAAAGGGTGATCTCCTGCACAAAGGACGAGCAGAAGATCAAGAACATGAAAGAGGCCATCGAGGTCTTCGAAAATTGGATCACGGATTATAATGTAAACGGTCGCGCCAAAGAGAACTTCAATTATTTACCCCTCGACTTGGTGCAAGCTTTCAAACCCCTGGCGGATAGATATAAGATCGAGAATAATGGGTTTCTCAA AGCGTATCGAGAAGTGGACGGAGACTATAAGAAGCTCAGAGCAGTTGAAATTCCAGACTCAACCATTACGTGGGACATAGAGAGAAATAAATGCCTCAAGTCGCTGGTGGAGAGTATCAAAGAAAAGGAAACCCAATGGTTTGAAACGGACGGCGAACTTGAGGGTTTGCCCAGTGAGGAGCACACGAAGTGCATAATGTGGGCTTTCAGTCACGATAGCAGCAAGCTAAAAAAACTTGTACCAACTTTAACTGAGAAGTTAAAATCTTAA